The sequence ATTAACGAACAGGAAGAGGGCTATCCGCTTCGATTTGTCGGAACGAAGGATTCGATTTGGATGATTGCAAGGGCATATTACAAATTGCTGGCTGTCTACCTTCAGTATAAAAATGAACAAGTGGCCGCAACTACAGAGTAGGTGGTCCGTGAATGGGCTCATCATCATCAAAATTCCATACGATCACCATTACTTTGCCTGAAAATACCCCGCAGGCGGTTCTTGCTTATTTGGAACAGTTAAAGCAAACAGGCGATCGAACCTTTACTAACAAGATTGCGAAGTTATTGATCGAATCGCTAAATCAGGCATGCCTACAGGAAAAACCGCATGTTCTCATTCCTCTGCCGGAGCATCTTACCGAGGAACAGCGGGATTGGTTCAATCATCCTTTTACGAAGCAACTGTTAATGAACTGGATTTCCCAATTAGCCGGGGGCGCGATGCCCCTACCCTTTTCAAATCGTCTGACGCCATCGCCATCTCCACCTGTGCCATCGTCACCCGAACTGTCGCAGCCTGAAATCCATGAAATCCCCGAGGGCACGGAACCGGAGCATACGGAGGCTCCATCTAACCATGATTCCTTTCGGATCAGCACTTCCTACCATAATAAACTCGTAGGATTCTTTCTTGACGAGGACTAGGAGGAATCATGAAGCATGAATGAAAATAGAACAGACACTATTAGAAAACGGTATGACCGGATATCAGGGATCTTTGATCTAATGGACCGGATGATCAAAAAAGAATGGCGGACTGAGTTGCTTAATGGTGTGGACGGTGAGGTATTGGAGGTAGGCGTGGGAACCGGAGCCAATTTGTCCTATTACCCGGTTCACACAGCGGGCGTTACCGGTATTGATTTCAGTCCGGGCATGCTTCGCTATGCCAAACCAAAAGCAATCAACGCTCCATTTCCGGTAACCCTTTTGGAGATGGACACCCAGCATATGACTTTCCCCGATAATTCTTTTGATTATGTCATTGCGACCTGCGTCTTTTGTTCCGTGCCTGATCCTGTAGCCGGTTTACTGGAAATCCGAAGAGTGTGCAAGCCGGGCGGGAAAGTGCTTCTGCTGGAGCATATGCGCAGCGAGCAGCCGTTTATAGGATTATTAATGGATGTACTCAATCCAATTACAGTCAGACTCTGGGGAGCCAATATCAACCGCAGAACACTGCAAAATATTGAAAAAGCAGGCTTTATCATTGAGGAGAACGTATCCTTGATGGGTTCCATCATGCGAAGACTCGTGTTGAATCCGAATAAGCCGAGCGATTAAAAACGCTGCTTGAGACAAGAAACCGAAGGCTACATGGCCTTCGGTTTTTGTCTTCCTCTATTCCGGTTTGTTCGCTGCATTAGTCGGGGGAGTGTAGCTGGATTTATAATCGGTGTATACCAATTGTTGCGCCATTCCTCCCGCAGCATGGTG is a genomic window of Paenibacillus durus ATCC 35681 containing:
- a CDS encoding class I SAM-dependent methyltransferase, whose amino-acid sequence is MNENRTDTIRKRYDRISGIFDLMDRMIKKEWRTELLNGVDGEVLEVGVGTGANLSYYPVHTAGVTGIDFSPGMLRYAKPKAINAPFPVTLLEMDTQHMTFPDNSFDYVIATCVFCSVPDPVAGLLEIRRVCKPGGKVLLLEHMRSEQPFIGLLMDVLNPITVRLWGANINRRTLQNIEKAGFIIEENVSLMGSIMRRLVLNPNKPSD